A window of Acropora muricata isolate sample 2 chromosome 3, ASM3666990v1, whole genome shotgun sequence contains these coding sequences:
- the LOC136910808 gene encoding large ribosomal subunit protein uL15m-like, with translation MASCHVRNNLAALRQLPRVALNNIRDIPEAFTRKHRKGRGPGSKKGKTCGRGHKGQGQRNTKPRLGFEGGNTPFYLSVPKHGFKNTKQKFYSPLNLNRLQFFIDSGRLNPKEPINMYHLWRSGAVGGRIKDGVKLLGTGKTWFQANIDIEVSRASKTAIAAIERQGGKITCAHYNRLGLRVLLKPEKFEGQPIPRRARPPNDLMKYYVDPINRGYLADPGELEKAREANRLASEVD, from the exons ATGGCGTCTTGCCATGTTCGCAACAACTTGGCTGCTTTGAGGCAACTTCCCCGTGTTGCTTTAAATAATATCAGAGATATACCAGAGGCTTTTACCAGG AAACACAGAAAAGGCCGTGGTCCAGGATCCAAAAAGGGGAAAACATGTGGGCGTGGCCACAAGGGACAAGGGCAGAGGAACACAAAACCCAGGCTTGGATTCGAAGGAGGAAACACTCCATTTTACCTCTCAGTTCCCAAGCATGGGTTTAAAAATAC AAAACAGAAGTTTTATTCACCTTTGAACCTGAACCGCCTGCAGTTCTTCATTGATAGCGGACGCCTCAATCCCAAAGAACCAATCAACATGTACCACCTTTGGAGGTCTGGGGCTGTGGGTGGAAGGATTAAGGATGGAGTGAAGCTGTTAGGAACG GGAAAAACGTGGTTCCAGGCAAATATTGATATTGAAGTCAGCAGAGCGTCCAAAACTGCGATTGCGGCAATAGAAAGACAGGGAGGCAAGATAACTTGTGCTCATTACAATAGACTGGGTCTTCGCGTCCTTTTAAAACCGGAAAAATTCGAAGGCCAACCCATTCCAAGACGAGCTCGCCCGCCCAATGACCTCATGAAATATTACGTCGATCCTATCAACAGGGGATATTTAGCGGACCCTGGTGAACTTGAAAAAGCTCGAGAAGCTAACAGACTAGCCAGTGAGGTGgactga
- the LOC136910807 gene encoding uncharacterized protein: MWLSLVLSMLIAGIFFPRGIHTEDKNEVCKYKDCKRCSCVSGEMQVEELIKGTITVSQLSNGDIIRGVRGADRVHSWCRVEAVYPRKGNDMFTTYDGFTADQMVIHAHTVRAYGKKGKATKSRLYMLATDCDAAVNAAGQAFTPISTAFCPHELSWSEYLPLIAAIRRVTSRTGYFWYFSDAFFNNETARVPEWMNMLQDLCTELLRCAREGQCQKFEKLVEEFVHEHMNPKYRMIVDHMFPNIGGDVENTESGTITELVRPQEKSNVLLFLAVGSAVAMVLIIIAAAFLVRRARVTRKSKIVQDPDPSDHPQAKAQDVDT, encoded by the coding sequence ATGTGGCTTTCGCTGGTGCTTTCGATGTTAATCGCCGGGATCTTTTTCCCAAGGGGCATTCATACCgaagataaaaatgaagttTGTAAATATAAAGATTGCAAACGTTGCTCGTGTGTGTCTGGTGAGATGCAGGTCGAGGAACTCATAAAGGGCACCATTACTGTCTCCCAGCTGTCCAATGGGGACATCATCCGTGGTGTCAGAGGAGCCGATCGCGTCCATAGTTGGTGCAGGGTTGAAGCCGTTTACCCCAGAAAAGGCAACGACATGTTCACCACATACGACGGCTTTACCGCAGATCAAATGGTTATCCACGCTCACACTGTCCGTGCATACGGGAAGAAGGGTAAGGCCACAAAAAGTCGACTCTACATGCTTGCCACTGACTGTGACGCCGCGGTGAATGCAGCAGGCCAGGCTTTTACTCCAATCAGCACTGCATTCTGTCCTCATGAGCTGAGCTGGAGCGAGTATCTTCCACTGATAGCGGCGATTCGTCGGGTAACCTCTCGTACAGGATACTTCTGGTATTTCAGCGATGCCTTCTTCAACAACGAGACTGCCAGAGTTCCGGAATGGATGAACATGCTGCAAGATTTGTGCACTGAGCTTCTGCGGTGCGCACGGGAAGGACAATGCCAGAAGTTCGAGAAATTAGTGGAAGAGTTTGTGCACGAGCATATGAACCCAAAGTACAGGATGATTGTTGATCACATGTTCCCTAACATCGGTGGTGACGTGGAAAACACAGAAAGTGGTACCATCACCGAGCTGGTTCGTCCGCAAGAGAAAAGCAACGTTTTGCTGTTCCTTGCTGTGGGTAGCGCTGTTGCTATGGTTCTCATCATCATTGCAGCAGCTTTCCTTGTGCGCCGAGCAAGAGTAACAAGAAAGTCAAAGATAGTGCAGGATCCTGACCCAAGCGACCATCCTCAAGCTAAAGCCCAAGATGTGGACACCTAA
- the LOC136910809 gene encoding uncharacterized protein, with amino-acid sequence MSLIQGGYAPSFLSVNVYDCLIDGMASVQSEKWASLMKDDSQRQSMERQAACKTNGGLGALLCEDSIMDIPQTVGYHGVPSKETLSSVPEIQRSFVITGIAKTTIDRMITGLASFGTLDYRYIRSHKNVMKPLFTLDGARHFQPTPEPFMEGLNVLLISEEESNHKA; translated from the exons ATGTCCCTTATTCAAGGGGGGTATGCACCTTCTTTTCTGTCTGTGAATGTGTATGACTGTCTTATTGATGGCATGGCAAGTGTGCAAAGTGAGAAGTGGGCCTCACTCATGAAAGATGATTCCCAGAGGCAGTCAATGGAAAGG CAAGCTGCATGTAAAACTAATGGTGGGCTCGGAGCACTTCTCTGTGAAGATTCTATCATGGACATCCCTCAGACGGTTGGGTATCATGGGGTACCATCCAAGGAGACCTTGAGTTCTGTTCCAGAAATTCAAAG ATCATTTGTCATCACTGGAATAGCCAAGACAACTATTGATCGAATGATCACTGGCCTTGCTTCTTTTGGAACCTTGGACTACCGGTATATCAGAAGTCACAAAAATGTCATGAAGCCATTGTTTACCTTGGATGGAGCAAGACATTTTCAGCCAACACCCGAGCCTTTCATGGAAGGCCTGAATGTCTTGTTAATTAGTGAAGAGGAGAGCAATCATAAAGCTTAA